A window of Acinonyx jubatus isolate Ajub_Pintada_27869175 chromosome E4, VMU_Ajub_asm_v1.0, whole genome shotgun sequence contains these coding sequences:
- the ASCL5 gene encoding achaete-scute homolog 5 yields MNNNFCRTLVDRRSLAPPSCMQLGVVPPPRRAPLPPAEPLGNVPLLLYPGPAEPQYYDAYAGVFPYVPFPGAFGVYDYPFEPAFIQKRNERERQRVKCVNEGYARLRGHLPGALAEKRLSKVETLRAAIRYIKYLQELLSSAPDGAQPAGSPSDCPGDGEARGPASLVPESSESSCFSSSPFFESEESSH; encoded by the coding sequence ATGAACAATAACTTCTGCCGGACCCTGGTGGACCGGCGGTCCCTGGCGCCCCCCAGCTGCATGCAGTTGGGCGTCGTGCCCCCTCCGCGCCGggcgcccctgccccccgccgAGCCCCTGGGCAACGTGCCCTTGCTGCTGTACCCAGGCCCGGCCGAGCCGCAGTATTACGACGCCTACGCGGGCGTGTTCCCCTACGTGCCCTTCCCCGGTGCTTTCGGGGTGTACGATTACCCCTTCGAGCCCGCCTTCATCCAGAAGCGCAACGAGCGCGAGCGGCAGCGGGTCAAGTGCGTCAACGAGGGCTACGCGCGCCTCCGCGGCCACCTTCCGGGCGCCCTGGCGGAGAAGCGGCTCAGCAAGGTGGAGACCCTGCGCGCCGCCATCCGCTACATCAAGTACCTGCAGGAGCTGCTGAGCTCGGCCCCCGACGGCGCGCAGCCCGCGGGCTCCCCGTCCGACTGCCCGGGCGACGGCGAGGCCCGGGGGCCCGCCTCCCTGGTGCCCGAGTCGTCCGAgtcttcctgcttctcctcctcgcCTTTCTTTGAGTCGGAGGAATCCAGCCACTGA